In Silene latifolia isolate original U9 population chromosome 3, ASM4854445v1, whole genome shotgun sequence, a single window of DNA contains:
- the LOC141648806 gene encoding uncharacterized protein LOC141648806, whose translation MELMMEQLMNSQNQLVNTQTQFMTHSNQKQEKTTSSINQLRTQMQASQRMTDNQISQLASQVSQLQASNGKFLGKTEENPKTINVIHLRSGRELEDRVFIKRRKSSKPDVVVEPPRVNEEKVVEDDLVEVVVETPKVVDEPTKIVEEPKQHLVRTYVPPIPFPQRLARVKLEQKYGKFMNMIKGINISMPFIDAIKEIPTYGKFLKELISNKNAMQPYTVNLSKECSAILMNEVPQKLEDPGSFSIPCTIGTVHIERALCDLGASISLMPLKIFKKLKDYDLSPTRVSLQLADRSVRYPIGLVKDIPLKVGKLEFPCDFYVMDIPEDSNIPIILGRPCLTTKGDMIDMKNGKLSLQVGE comes from the coding sequence ATGGAGCTCATGATGGAGCAATTAAtgaattctcaaaaccaactcgTCAATACTCAAACCCAATTCATGACTCATTCTAACCAAAAACAAGAGAAGACAACTTCTTCTATcaaccaactaagaactcaaatgcaAGCCTCCCAAAGAATGACGGATAATCAAATCTCCCAATTGGCTTCTCAAGTGAGTCAATTGCAAGCCTCAAATGGAAAGTTTCTGGGTAAAACCGAGGAGAATCCGAAAACCATAAATGTTATACATTTGAGGAGTGGAAGAGAGTTGGAGGATCGGGTGTTCATCAAGAGAAGAAAGAGTAGTAAACCGGATGTTGTGGTTGAACCACCAAGGGTGAATGAAGAAAAAGTGGTTGAAGATGATCTAGTAGAGGTTGTTGTGGAAACTCCAAAGGTAGTTGATGAACCTACAAAAATTGTTGAAGAACCCAAGCAACACCTTGTGAGAACATATGTGCCACCAATTCCTTTTCCACAAAGGTTGGCAAGGGTAAAACTTGAACAAAAATATGGAAAATTCATGAACATGATAAAGGGAATTAACATTTCCATGCCTTTCATTGATGCCATCAAGGAGATACCAACCTATGGTAAATTCTTAAAAGagttgatttccaacaagaatgcCATGCAACCATATACGGTGAATTTGTCTAAGGAATGTAGTGCCATTCTAATGAATGAGGTACCCCAAAAACTTGAAGATCCGGGGAGTTTTTCCATACCATGCACAATTGGGACCGTTCATATTGAGAGAGCCTTGTGTGATTTAGGGGCAAGTATTAGTCTTATGCCTCTCAagattttcaagaaattgaaagaTTATGACCTTTCACCAACTAGAGTTTCTCTACAACTTGCGGATAGATCGGTGAGGTATCCAATTGGTCTTGTGAAAGATATCCCACTCAAAGTGGGCAAACTTGAATTCCCTTGTGATTTCTATGTgatggacatccccgaagattcAAACATTCCCATTATATTAGGGCGCCCTTGCCTTACCACGAAGGGAGATATGATTGATATGAAAAATGGGAAGTTATCCCTTCAAGTTGGTGAATAA